One part of the Fusibacter sp. A1 genome encodes these proteins:
- a CDS encoding FeoA family protein, with protein MPLSHTKKGQTVVLKEISWGKELKRKLNNLGLTDGVKLEIVKHSKLGPWIIEVRGARLALGRGIIDKIEVELA; from the coding sequence ATGCCTTTATCACATACAAAAAAGGGACAGACCGTAGTGCTAAAAGAGATTTCTTGGGGTAAAGAACTCAAAAGAAAATTGAACAATCTCGGCTTAACCGACGGTGTGAAATTAGAAATAGTCAAACATTCCAAACTGGGACCTTGGATCATCGAGGTTAGAGGTGCGCGTCTGGCGCTTGGAAGAGGAATCATCGATAAAATCGAAGTTGAATTAGCATAG